The following DNA comes from Halobacillus litoralis.
AGCTCAGCCTTGGCATCCTCAATATATAAATTCAGGTCAGTATCCGATAAGCTCCGCAAGTGTTTGGCAATACTCCGGATTTTTTCAGGAGTCGTATCTTGGGCCATTACTCATCATCCTCGCCGTTTTCACCTTCACCCTTTATTTCTTTCAGTTGCTCCTCGATGGCATCAAGGACTGTTTTACGATCATCGTTCTCTTTCCATTGCTCCAGAAGATCCACAGAGAAGGTGTCCTCAACCATTTCAATCGCTTGAGTGGCATTCATATCCACTGTGCTTTTCACATCATGAGCAACAATTTCATCCTTCTCAATTAAGCTCTTGATGATTTTATGGTTACTGAACTTTTTCCAATCCTGTTCACTGACATCATTACTACCAGGAACAAGCATGACACCTTCTGCATGACGAACGTACTTGCCTTTGTTTTGGACTAACATATTAAATTCCATCTCCTCTCACGATTGCCATTGGATAACGGACGATGATACCGCCTGTTCGTTCTTCCAACGGCACCTTATAGTTCGGGAACTTATATTCTTGCGGGTGACGTTTGATATCCATAGGAATCAACAGTTCAACCACTGTTGGAGAACTATCGAACACTAGGAAGCTATCGGTATCTCCATCTCCGACTTTTTCAAGGTCAGAAGTATAGTCGATTTTAGAGAACCAGCTTTGGCTACGGAGATATTGTAGGACCGTTTGGCCAGTGTACTCGTTATACTCCTTCTCCAGTTCTTCCATAGCACCTGATGTAACAATCAGAGTGTCCGGTGTATGACCCGGAAGCTTATTAACAGCTGCGCGTGCCTTACGTAGATCAGCTACAATTTCACGGCCTGTCTTATCTTTCCACGATGAAGAATTACCGGCTTCATTATTCGCAACAGCCATGGTCTGGATGCCTTCTGCGTTGGTTACACCAAGAATTTTATGCTTTGTGTCACCCTTCCAAGCAATCTTGTTTTCTTTCTCAGAGATAGCGCGGCGTGCCGTGGCAGCTTTCGTCGTCTCGACTGGTTGGCCGGACATTTGAGCTTGTCGAAGCTCCTGGACCGAAAGACGGAACGCTGCGGCAATAGAATAAATTTGTTCTGTGTGACGTTCCATATCTGCATCAACCAACGGAATATCGTCGGCACCTGGAGCTAATACCTTTGCTGCCCCTGAACGCTTGATAACGTCATAGCTGTAAGTCTCTGCCCCTTCTGGCACATCTGATTTCACATTAAAAATCGTTCTTGCTTTCAATTCCTCTTTGTTAATTTCATAGATTGTATTGTCAATTGCGTTTAAATCCTGTGGACGGATCAATGCATCATTACGGATGGTCATGTTACCTTCACTCCTTTATTTTTATGGTAGGTTGATTTCGAGTTGTGCCAGTTCACCGGCAAGAGCTGCCGTTTTAAACGTTGCTGTAGGGAAAGCCACTACGGTGGTTGTCGCTGTACTATCAGGACGGAAGTTACCAGTCGTATTATCAGCCACAGCTTTATCGCCAATGTTGACATCCTCCTCTACTTCGACCCATAGAACCCCTTTACGGACAACTGCGACAGGAATTTGAGCCTTATAAAGCTGATCGTTGGCATTTGGGTTCTGCCAATCACTTGGCTCTTGGGCAAGTGCCAGACCGATAGGGGAGCCTCCCGCAAACACATTAACAGTCTCTCGATCTGTTCCTAGTTGAACAGCAACCCCATAAGGGATATCCTCCGCAGCTGCTTTCGTTTCTGCTGAGTAATCCTGGTAGTTTGCTAGTTTACCTTTGCCTTGAGCCTCTGGCATGTACTTGTTGTATTCTGTAATAGCCATTCTTTCTCACTCCTCATGTGTTTTTATTTTGAATCACGTAAGTTAAGGCGATCTTGACGTTGCTTATCCAAGTTCCCAGCTGAATCATTAGTGCCTTTCATTTGGTTAGGACCAGTACTTTGAAATCCATTGGACTGAAGAACACTTACCGTGCCATCAAACCGAGCATTCACATACTCATCTGATTTATCATCAGCCTTGAAGTTCCCATCCGCCTTCTGAATGACAGCAACTTTAATGTCTTTATCACTCTTGGTTGTATAATCGAAATCTTCCTCAAGGTAATTACGCGCTGAATCAATAAGAGAAAGACGGGCATCAACAGCCTTTTGCATGTCTTCTTGAGAAGGGCCGGATTTCTTAGCGTTCTCAAGTTCTTTTTCCAAGCCGTCCATCTTCGTTTTATTCGCGTCCACGGTTCCTTGCAGTGTGTCACGTTCTTTTGTGACGGAATCTAATTGCTGTTCTTTGCTTTCAAGTGCGTCAATACGAGACTTAACAGCACTATCAACCTCGTAATCTTTATTATCAATCTTGATTGTTGGCATATTGCCACCTCCATTATTTGAGTTGTTATCATCTACTTGCCATGCTGCTGAATCCTTGCGCCATCCAGAGGAATCACCTTTAATAGCAGCTTCTGGTCCTACACGTCCCTGATCAACGATAGCAATATGGTTTACTTCCACATTGGTCTGTCGGAACTGATAATTTTTACTGTTATACGTTCCATCCTCAGCCACAAGGTCAGTCATGAACCCTAAGCTGATTTCTCGCTTTCCATCGAAAATCTTATTGATCAATTCCTCATCCGTAATCGTAAAACCAACCATGACCCCTCCACCTTGAACAGAAGCGTCGGTATGAGACATTCCTTTGCCATAAGCTTTGATGTTCTTCATGTTGACAGGCTCATTAGGGTGGTCGTCAGTGACGGGCTTTGCATTACAAGATTGGACTGTACGATCGGAAAATATGTCTTCAGGATGCTTCAGCTCATGTTGAATGGAGCCATCCTCTCGACCATATGGGTAAACCCCCGGCTTTGTGACGATGGCTCTAACGGTCAAGTAACCTTCATCTGTTTCGTTGTAATCTTTGATAAAGGCCCGGTCAAAACGCTGTTTCTTACTCAATGTGTCACCCCCTTTCAAGCACTAAAAAAGCCCACCATATATGATGAGCTTAAAATTTATTCAATTACTGGGTCAGCCGTACACCGACAATTGTAGTCTGTTCCCGGCCATATCTGGCGACCCTTAACAGTTGCACCATCTTTCCAGGTAAAGACATTGCCATCTAAATCAGCGTGAGTATCCCTGACACGTTCATCGTCGCTGTCTTTCCAAGTAAACCTATGAATGCCCGCTTGCGTGTGCCTGGTCCTTGTCAGATCACCAAGAATGCTTCCAGACTGATCCCGAGCAATGAACTTCGCTCTGGACTTACTGACACCTGATGCCCTCGTGATTTCAGCAGCCATTTCATTGATGGATTTCCCACGCCTCACACCCTGAACAACAATCGTCTGGATTTTATCGTGATACTCTTGATCAATGCTTTTAATCCAACTGACATTTTCACTTACTGCTGATTCCATAAAGGACTCCAACCATGTTTCACGCCCTATTGGGTCAATCCCGAGCACTGTGCCCAATTGGTCGCGGAAGGTATCCCGTTGGAAAGCGTTTATGGATTTCACAAAACGACTTGCCAGCTTATTAATCGATTCCCCTGATAAGATGAATTGGGTTGAGAACTCTCTTGCCTTTTGTAAAAGGTTAGTGATCTTAGCAAGAATGTTTTCTAAATCAACGACAAATAGACCGCTATCCATCTGACGGCGGTATTCGTAAATCAAAGGCTTAATTTCGTTGATGAAAACTTTTCTTACGTTTTTTCTGTTTTGATCAACCAGTTTATTCATCCCTCGATAGTAGCTGACTGAAATCGCCGTAGGAAATGAACTCTGGGGCATCTTAGGTTGATTGGCCATGACTATCCCTCGCGTCTCGAATACTCTTCTCCAATTCAGTCATTTCATCTTCACTGAAATCAAGCTCAGCACTTAAAGAAGCTCCCTTGAAACGCTTTTCTCGCACTTCATCAGGTGTAATGACTTGATTCTTCAGATAAATCGCATCTGTTTCAGCAACCTTCTTACGAATTTCAGCATCCGATTGACTATCCAGCTTCCAAAGTGGATTGAAGCTAAAAGACCAGTCGATATTGTCTGGATCTTTTCCTCCGAACTCCTCTGATTGAAGCAAGAGTCTCAACAAATATTCAATCTTGGGTCGGACAAAGTTTTCCTGGATACCAGCGATTCTTGCATAGTAGTTCAAACTGTCATATTGAGCTCCTGTTAGTGTTCCAGACTGTTGCCCTAGTATATGGCTTTTGGGCATTCTGGCAGACCCAGCAAGTGCTTCCCATACGAATTCAAATAGATGGTTAATTCCAGCTACATTTGTCGATTCTTTTTCGAGCTCTTCTTCGGTGCCAATAATGGCCAGGGCCTCTGTACGGAACATATAATCTAAGATCATTTGAGCTTCTCGTCGTTCCTCTGAACTCATACTTTCAACATCAGTTGATTTATATTTCTTGAAAACAAAATCATAAAGAATCTGTCCAGTGGACCATGCAGCTGTATCAAATAATGTAATGTACTTATACATAGGCTCTAATCGACTTTGCCCCCAGTCCATGTCCTCAAGCTTTTGCGTTTGTAAATGGAGTATTCGGTCCCGATGGACCTCCTGCTCCTCTCGCTGGTCTGAATTCTTAATAGAAAAAGATTTTACATTGCCGAATTCAGGAGAGAAAACGTCATCAACAACATTCATCTTGGAAACCTTCCGAGATGAAAAAGGATGTAGATAGTCAACTGACTTTAGTCGTGCTGATTCTACTGGGTCACTCAACTGGAAATCTTGGCTTTCTGTTAGCCCCAAGGCCGTAAACCCATCCCCGCGGAGTCTCTCGTATCGAACCATGTTTTGAAAAGCTTCCTGTGTATTTAAAGCTCTCAATTTCAATTCCAACTTAGCCTTTAATGCCTGGTCTTCAATGTTCAATGTGATCCATTCACGAGTCGCATCCTCAGCAGGTATATCTA
Coding sequences within:
- a CDS encoding DUF2184 domain-containing protein codes for the protein MTIRNDALIRPQDLNAIDNTIYEINKEELKARTIFNVKSDVPEGAETYSYDVIKRSGAAKVLAPGADDIPLVDADMERHTEQIYSIAAAFRLSVQELRQAQMSGQPVETTKAATARRAISEKENKIAWKGDTKHKILGVTNAEGIQTMAVANNEAGNSSSWKDKTGREIVADLRKARAAVNKLPGHTPDTLIVTSGAMEELEKEYNEYTGQTVLQYLRSQSWFSKIDYTSDLEKVGDGDTDSFLVFDSSPTVVELLIPMDIKRHPQEYKFPNYKVPLEERTGGIIVRYPMAIVRGDGI
- a CDS encoding structural cement protein Gp24, translated to MAITEYNKYMPEAQGKGKLANYQDYSAETKAAAEDIPYGVAVQLGTDRETVNVFAGGSPIGLALAQEPSDWQNPNANDQLYKAQIPVAVVRKGVLWVEVEEDVNIGDKAVADNTTGNFRPDSTATTTVVAFPTATFKTAALAGELAQLEINLP
- a CDS encoding DUF2213 domain-containing protein: MSKKQRFDRAFIKDYNETDEGYLTVRAIVTKPGVYPYGREDGSIQHELKHPEDIFSDRTVQSCNAKPVTDDHPNEPVNMKNIKAYGKGMSHTDASVQGGGVMVGFTITDEELINKIFDGKREISLGFMTDLVAEDGTYNSKNYQFRQTNVEVNHIAIVDQGRVGPEAAIKGDSSGWRKDSAAWQVDDNNSNNGGGNMPTIKIDNKDYEVDSAVKSRIDALESKEQQLDSVTKERDTLQGTVDANKTKMDGLEKELENAKKSGPSQEDMQKAVDARLSLIDSARNYLEEDFDYTTKSDKDIKVAVIQKADGNFKADDKSDEYVNARFDGTVSVLQSNGFQSTGPNQMKGTNDSAGNLDKQRQDRLNLRDSK
- a CDS encoding phage head morphogenesis protein, translating into MANQPKMPQSSFPTAISVSYYRGMNKLVDQNRKNVRKVFINEIKPLIYEYRRQMDSGLFVVDLENILAKITNLLQKAREFSTQFILSGESINKLASRFVKSINAFQRDTFRDQLGTVLGIDPIGRETWLESFMESAVSENVSWIKSIDQEYHDKIQTIVVQGVRRGKSINEMAAEITRASGVSKSRAKFIARDQSGSILGDLTRTRHTQAGIHRFTWKDSDDERVRDTHADLDGNVFTWKDGATVKGRQIWPGTDYNCRCTADPVIE
- a CDS encoding anti-CBASS protein Acb1 family protein; translated protein: MTIGGAKAARKVKKDFLQAGEKGGSRDVLMRQSPQQGKSLSPEDITNLYANDQIIQNIIDIPAEDATREWITLNIEDQALKAKLELKLRALNTQEAFQNMVRYERLRGDGFTALGLTESQDFQLSDPVESARLKSVDYLHPFSSRKVSKMNVVDDVFSPEFGNVKSFSIKNSDQREEQEVHRDRILHLQTQKLEDMDWGQSRLEPMYKYITLFDTAAWSTGQILYDFVFKKYKSTDVESMSSEERREAQMILDYMFRTEALAIIGTEEELEKESTNVAGINHLFEFVWEALAGSARMPKSHILGQQSGTLTGAQYDSLNYYARIAGIQENFVRPKIEYLLRLLLQSEEFGGKDPDNIDWSFSFNPLWKLDSQSDAEIRKKVAETDAIYLKNQVITPDEVREKRFKGASLSAELDFSEDEMTELEKSIRDARDSHGQST